A single window of Channa argus isolate prfri chromosome 2, Channa argus male v1.0, whole genome shotgun sequence DNA harbors:
- the dbx1a gene encoding homeobox protein DBX1-A, translating into MMIPSVIAPPALYPGLYRPAAALPLHQTLPSAFPNHSSFLVEDLLRISRPAAFITRTVPSASASLTTATTTVSFSGAHAERAVATTAVTRESCSPKTSVPSSKDPTFLKFGVSAILAPSPKTASSHPIVHSLHSKTFPVPCFDGTFHPIFRTPYLPASSSVVPIPGTFSWPLAARGKPRRGMLRRAVFSDVQRKALEKMFQKQKYISKPDRKKLASKLGLKDSQVKIWFQNRRMKWRNSKERELLSSGGCREQTLPTKANPHPDLSDVGKKSSAEEEDEEEQEEEFGGERRSAAGSRISSPSLSGKHSDFSESDEEEITVS; encoded by the exons ATGATGATCCCAAGCGTCATTGCGCCTCCTGCCCTCTACCCCGGGCTCTACAGGCCCGCTGCAGCTCTGCCGCTCCACCAGACTCTGCCCTCCGCCTTCCCGAACCACTCCAGCTTTCTAGTGGAGGACTTGCTGCGGATAAGCCGCCCTGCCGCCTTCATTACTCGGACTGTCCCGTCAGCGAGCGCCTCCCTGACAACCGCCACCACCACTGTGTCCTTCAGTGGCGCGCACGCAGAGCGCGCGGTGGCTACGACCGCGGTTACGCGCGAATCGTGCTCACCGAAAACGTCAGTGCCGAGCAGCAAGGACCCAACTTTTCTCAAGTTTGGAGTCAGCGCCATTCTCGCACCTTCACCAAAGACCG CGTCCTCACACCCTATAGTCCACAGCCTGCACTCCAAGACCTTCCCTGTCCCCTGCTTTGACGGAACCTTTCATCCCATATTCAGGACGCCTTATTTACCAG CATCTTCATCGGTTGTTCCTATCCCCGGGACTTTTTCATGGCCTCTAGCCGCCAGAGGAAAACCCCGGAGAGGGATGCTGAGGAGGGCGGTGTTCTCCGATGTGCAGCGCAAGGCCTTGGAGAAaatgttccagaaacagaaatacATCAGCAAGCCCGACAGGAAGAAACTCGCCTCAAAACTGGGCCTGAAAGACTCACAG GTGAAAATCTGGTTCCAGAACCGGCGCATGAAGTGGAGGAACTCCAAAGAGCGAGAGCTGCTGTCGTCCGGTGGCTGCCGTGAGCAGACGCTGCCCACGAAAGCGAACCCGCACCCGGACCTCAGTGACGTGGGCAAGAAGTCCTCAGCGGAGGAGGAAGACgaggaggagcaggaagaggagttcggaggagagagaaggagcGCTGCAGGCTCCAGaatctcctctccctctctctccggTAAGCACTCGGACTTCTCAGAGTCAGATGAAGAAGAAATAACAGtatcttaa